Part of the Catalinimonas alkaloidigena genome is shown below.
CCCTGTACAATGACGTTCACCCCTGGTAAAGGCATATTATCCTCTACCGATGTGACCGTACCAGAGACATTGATTCCCTGCCCTACAGCCGCATGAGCCAGGAGAGCAAAGAACAAGCAATAGAAAAATTGTTTCATGTTTAGTTTGTTAAAGTTGCGGTTTAGAATAATGCGCTTGAATGTTTAAGGTTGCCGGTCAAAGAAATTCCATTTGAACATCAGCTATTGACCACTCATACTTTTATTTTAAATGTATACTTTCGGTTTTTTTATCACTGGCTATCGCATCCAGCCAGTTCACCAGCATTTCCCTTTGGAAAGCATTTTGTGAAGTAGTGAATCCGCTAAACTCGTGAGGTGATTTAAATTCCAGATGGTCTTTTGCATCGTACAGCCGATATACTGTCGATGCCTCTTTGATACTTTCACGCACGTTATCAAAATCAGCATGTCGGTCTAGTTCCGGAGCAATGACCAATAAGGGTTTTGGCGCAATAGCTGAGATGATCTCATTATAGTCAACAGGTAATCTGTTTTCATTCCCCAGGAAAAACCCCAGGCGAGGCAGCAAGCCATACAGGTGTGAGTATGCTTTTATTCCCTCCAGCCCCTCATTACCTTCTCTATCTCTGAGTGGTGTATAAGCACTGACCACAGCCGTAGCGGTAACTCTGTCATCTAGTGCCGCAGTAAATAAACTTACGGTTCCACCCAGTGAGTAGCCCGCCAGGTAAACCTTATCCTGATCTACAAAATCCAGCGTTTCCAACGCATCAATGGCTGCCCTTGTGTCGCTCACCATTTTACCCAGTTTAGACCAATGCGGATAGCGCTGATAGAAGTAAGTCCCCTCCTCTATTCTTGTACCAAAGCCAATCATGTCCATCGCCAGAACCGCCATGCCACGGGATAAAATATTTTCAAACAAATCAGTCAGTTCAGCGTCAAAGCCAGTATTTGAATATTTGTGCAGGTAAATGACTACTGGGATTTTTCCATCAGCCCTGGTCTTCATTTCTCCCTGTTCATTGGTAGGGTAATACAGTGAGCCGTATAAATAATCGCCCAGCGCATTATAAGGGGCAATATTCATTTTCTCTCCGTTTTCAGGACTGGGACGGTTGATCAGGCTGGTGATATAATCTTCTCTTCTGCTGAGTTGACGGATGGGGCTGGCCGAAACTCCTGCCGGTTCATCTCCCAACACCCAGTTGATTTGCTTCTTTATGTCTTCCTTTTTCTCCTGCCACGCCTCTGCTGTTTTAATCTTCTCTCCCTTTTGGTTGGTGAGCACATCATAGCTTTCGGCAACTACAGGAAAAACCGTAGGGTCAATGTTTTCTCCACTTATATCCTTCCACTTGTCAAAAGAGTAATGATAAAAAAGCTTGTTTTCCCAGCGCATGTCTTTTCTCCCAAACTGTATATCCAGCCAATCCACATACGCCTCAATATCCCTGGAAGAAACACCATGCCCCCCATCTCTAAGGCGAATGCCTAATTTTTCTGGCACGCCCAGGAACTCATAGACACCTCTGAGGGAAAGGTACATTTGTTCTACTGCCCAGGCATCCCCCCCTCCTCCCTCCCGAATGGAAGAGCTTAACAATAAAGCATCAGGGGCAATCAAAGCCATCAGGGAGTTCTGGTCAATAGGCATTTTATGTTCTCTGCCAGTATAAAAGCGTATCCTGGGATGAAACCAATGGGTACGGCGAACATTGAGAAATTCAATAGATTCATTGGAATGTCTTTCATCGGTATAACGATAGGGAAACTCCCCCCCCGTGCCTCCGCTACTGGAGATGACTGCATCGATACGCTCATCAAATGCTGCTGCCAGAAGAGACTGCTTGCCATTGCGCGAGTGGCCGGTAATAGCAATTTTGGAAGTGTCTACGCTGGGCAGGGTGTACAAATAATCTACTGCCCGCTGTGCTCCCCAAGCCCTACGCATTAGCGTACTCCAGTCATGTTCCGGATAACGCTCAAGATAAGCCTGGGTATCATCTTTGGCATCCGCTCCTGCATAAACCACTCCTATATAACCTCGCCTGAGAGCGATCTGTGCCCAGCCTCTGTGGTTCCACTGCGTCATAAATACCGGGAAAGGCCCCTCCCCTGGAGGTGTCATGATCTCAAGGGTAAGCTTTATCTGATCATTTTTTCCAAACTTCAGCACTATCATTTCAACTTTTACTCCATTCTCAAATTTTTCATCCAGCACTGTAAGTTCAGTATGTTCAGGAGCTTCGGGAAAAGTACCGGAAATGATATGCTTTACCTGTTCTTTGATCCAGGCTCTTTTTTCTTTCCATTGTTCCTGGGTTTTAACCGGAATATTCTCACCTCCTTCGTCTAAAATTAATGGGTCGGGTAAAAAAGGCAAGGACGGTATGTCTTCAAAGTTAGGAGGCAAAGCACCAGTACGCTCCACCCAGTCCAGCCAGCTAGCATCATGGAAATTCACATATTCATCATGCGAGGAGGGGCGCTCCTGTAGCTCAATCAGTTCTTCCAGATAAGCTTCTCTTTTGGCCTGATCCTGCTGCGCCTCAGCCGAAGAAGCATAGAAAAAGACAAGACTTAAAGTTAAAGATATGTACCTGTGAAATCTATGCATAGGTTTTAGTTATAATATTTTGCTCAATTATATCATCTCCCCTAAAATTCTCTTCGCATTTCCATATCTCAAAAGCGCTTTGGTTTCCTCATCCGCTTCTTCTGGCCTGAGAGACTCAATGCGCAGAAGTCCGGTGAGGTAATCCAGTATGGGGGAATGCGTACCAAAAGCGAGTTTATCTTTGCCCAAAGTATCCAGCAAGCTAACAATGCGGTTGATGCCCCGACCTGAGGTATCTATGACAACATTTGTGTTTCTTATTAGCGCTGTTTCTTCTTCATTGAGTGCTGTGCTTCCCGCCACATTGACGATCATATATTTAGCATCTGGCACTTCACGGAGGATAGGCAACACATCCTTTAAGGTCCATTCGGTTTTTCTCTCCAGATCCAGCCATGAGCTGGGCCGGCTATCCACCATGCGCAATGAAAATGCTACCGGTATATCCTGGTCACGAGCCATCTTTACTAGCTCCACACATGCCGGATTAGTCAGGTCATAGCCATGATACCTGGGAAACATACGAATGCCTCTCATATTCATTTGCTGCGTGCTCACTTTAAAGTCATCTTTCCAGCCACTATAAATGGGATTAATAATCGCAAAAGGAATGAAACGGTCCTGAAACGCCTGCTTACTCTTAAGTTCTTCGTAAAGCTCCTCATTAGCCGTTTGCGTATTTTTATAAAAAATCCCATTCATATTACTCACCACAGAGGCATCCACGCCAAACTGCTTCATTCTACCCAGCAGGGCTGTACAGGAGCTATACTCACGATGTCTGAATGGCCAGTGTCCTACATATGCGTTTGTATCAACCAACATGATTACCTGACTTTTTTAAGATGTTGTTATAATTTTCAAAAAAGATCTTCCTGCGCTGTGCCTCACTAAGGTTTGCGGAAAGCATGTGCCCTACTCCCTGGTAGAAGCTATTATCACAGCCAAATAGTATCCGGTCTTCGCCTAAATATTTTATGGCAAAGTCAATGATAAAGGCATCATTGTTACTACCTGACACATCCACATATACATTGGAAGCGTGTTTGAGAGCTTTGACCGCATCTTCCCAGTCTTCTCCCCCGGCCAGGTGCGCAAACTGAAACATGGCTTCCGGATATCTTCGGGAAACCTCTACAAAGTCTGCGGGGATAGATACATTTTCAGGTTCTCCGGGATCATAAGTAATACGTGATTTGCCAATACCCACATGCATCAGGATAATCATATTCAGATCAATAAACTTCTCTATAATCGGGTAAAAAAGAGGATCACTGATTTTTACATGATTATAGACTTTTAAACCCACCATCCCTTGGTCCGTACAGCGCCTGATCTCTTCCAGTGACTCTTTTTTGTATGTAGGATTTAGGGTCATCTGCCCGATAAACCTGTCAGGATACTTTTTTACACATTCCAGTATCAGATCATTACAGGCTCTAAACTCTTCGGGTGTACCCTCACTCCCTGGTTTCATAGGACGAGAAATTACCAGTTTGTCAATTCCCAGGCGGTCGGCAAAATCAATCTGGTACTCCGGGCTGTCCTCCGAAAAATACACATGCGCGTGGGAATCTATCTTAGGAAACTTCATCACCTCTTCCATAATGTTGTAATCAGAAGCAGATGAATCGGAAAGAGGGAGAGCGCTGGTCTCTCCCTTCGTGGAACATCCTATGAAGTTACTTCCCAGCATCAGGCCCGCTGCCGAGAGTGCGGTATCAGCAAAGAACTTCCTACGATTGATCGTTTTTACTTTCATTGTCTGTTTAGTTTCTTATTCAACTGCCCGTAAACTTCCAGTAGTAATTTACAGTACAAAGCAACTCTTTTCCATGACCTGAGGATTAATATCCTTCATTCTGAGTCAGTCCGTTAGCTTCAGTAAGATCTAACTGGTTTTGAGGAATTGGAAAATACCTCTGATAAGGCTTAGGATCCAGGTTTACTACCTGTGGAGTTGCAGTACCCACATTATAATACCACTCAACTTCTTCAAGCGCTTCCACAAACCTGTCAGTTCTTACCAGGTCAAACCAACGCTCATTTTCAAAAGCAAATTCAAGTCTTCTTTCCAGTAGAAGCTTATCCATAAAGCTTTCCATGTCTGAGATATCAGACATCTCATAGTTGTGTGAAGTATCTCCAAAAGCCCTGCTACGGACTCTGTTCAACTCAGCCAGAGCTTCTTCCGGCTGGTTTAAGTGATACAGCACTTCCGCTCGCAGTAACACTACATCGGCATACCTCAATACCGGCAGGTCGAGCCCTGAAGCCCAAGGGGTATGCGGTACTGCAAACTTGCTTACATAAGGGTACCATGCCGGAGGCTCTTCTTCCGGACTGCCGGGAGACTTCCAGTATTCAGTGATGGTTACTTCCTTACGGCTATCCTCATCTTCATAATGCTTATGCAAATCCCAGGAAGGGAATGCATTTTCAAGTCCACTGGCAGCAATACCAGTTACTCCGAAATAAGGCAAAAAGTCCGTGGACAATACGTGATCATTGGTCTCTTCCAGGTATTTTATAGAGAATATTGCCTCATCATTATCTTCGTTATCCAGCGTCCACAAAGAAGCAAAATCATCCAGGAGCTGATGATTGAAAGAAGACATCATATCCAGGTAAGTCTTGGCATTTTCCCAATCTTCGCGATAGACATACACTTTACCCAACAAAGCTACCGCAGCGCTTTTGTGCGCTCTCCCCATAGCGATATTTTCTTTCATCGGCAATAAGTCAATAGCACGCTTCAAATCCTCAATGACAAGACTGTAAATTTCATCTACTGAAGCCCGGGGAGTAGATTTAGCTTCTTCTACCGAAAGTAAATCCGTCACTTTCGGTACTCCACCAAACATACGTACCAGGTCAAAGTAAAACAGAGCCCTCATAAAATGAGCCTCACCCACCAACTGATCTTTTTGACTCTCAGTGTAATCTGTAGGGTTATCAATGTAGGCTAAAACAGCATTGGCTCTGAAAATACCATTATACGTACTTTCCCAAAAATCTGCAAATAGTGGATTTCCGGGGGTAAAAGCCAGGTTGTTGAGTTCATCAAGCCCACCAATACCGTAGTACCCGGTGCGGTGAAGGTTATCAGTAGGCATTTCTAGAATTGCCCAGTCCCTGGGTAGCCTTGACTGAAAACGACTGTAGATACCCAGTACTGCTCCCTCCATGTCATCCGCAGAGTGATAAAAATCAGCTTCTGTAAGGACGGATGGGGGGGTTAATTCTAATATTTCATCATGACAGGCACCCAATGTCAGGGCCAGTAACACCATGCTTATTTTTAAATAAATATTAGTTTTCATATCGTTAAAATTAATCATCTTAAAAATTTACATTGACACCAAAAGCATAAGCACGGTTGACTGGCGCTGCCCCATTGTTAAAGCCGGGCATACTGTTGATACCGCTTATCCCTCCTTGGGTGTACCCTTCCGGATTGTAGCCATGAAACTCATCTTTGGTAAGAAGAAGCATATTGCTCAGGGAGATATACAGCCTGCAGTTATTCAACCTTAATTTTTCCGCGATAGTGGAAGGGAGGGTGTAACCAAAATTGATATTTCTGATTGCCAGAAATGAAGCATCTTCCAGGTAATAATCACTGTTAGCCACATAAGACAGCTGGCTAAGTGCAGTAGCTGGAGACATACCATCACCAGGTTCTTCTGCTGACCACCACTGGTCTTCAATTAGTGAGCGCCTCATCGCACTTACGGTAGGTCCTTCGTAGTATAGGTTTTCTAAATTGTACCGTTTGGCCCCTAGTGAAGCCTGCATGATGATACTGAGATCAAAGTTTTTCCAGGCAAAGTTATTGATCAAGCCCATAAAGGCTGTAGGTTGAAAGTTACCCAGTATCACTCTGTCCTCAGGAGTAATGGTACCATCTCCATTGGTGTCCTGATATTTTGCGTTCCCAGGTTTTGAACCGGGAATCACTGGCGAATTGGCCACATCCTCTTCATCCTGCAATACACCAATGAGTTTGTATCCATAGAAAGAAAACATAGGTTCACCTACACGCAGTAGCCAGCCCATCCCCCTACTGTGCGTATTGATAATTTCATCCACTCCTCCCAGGCCGACAACCTCATTTCTGTTCCTGGAAAAGTTAAAAGAAGTTTCCCACTTAAAATTACCGGTAAAATTCTTGGTTGTAAGCTCTAACTCTATTCCTTTATTATTTACATCACCCACATTGATGATTGAGTTGGTGAACCCGGTAATTGCCGGTATAGAAACATTGTAGAGCAGGTCGTTGGTATTTTTGTTATAATAGTCAAAAACGAAGTTAACTCTATTGTTAAACAAGCCCAGTTCTACGCCTATATCAAAGCTTTCAGTCCTTTCCCACCTTAGTTCAGGATTACCGAATGTGGTCTGAGCCTGGCCTTTTACAAGGATATCATCGGGTGAGTAGTAGGTGTCACTAATGGTTCCTAAATACTGAAAATCACCAATGTTAAAGTTACCCACTACCCCGTAACTAGCGCGTAGCTTCAGCTCACTGACTGGCGCTAGCTGCTGCATAAACGCTTCTTCTGAAACTCTCCAGGCGGCGGATGCAGAAGGGAAGTTACCCCAGCGGTTCTCTGGTCCGAAACGGGAACTAGCATCTGTTCTGAAAGATGCGGATAACAGATACTTATTTTCATAATCATAGTTCACCCTGCTGAAATAAGACACGAGCCCCCACTCCGATTTTGAGGTATAGGATGAAGTAGGTGAAATGATCGCATTGTTTAAAGTTCTGACGATATCATTCCCAAAACTTCCTGCTTCAGCTCCCATCGTTGCGAACCTTGAGTTAGCTTTTTGGTACGAAGCCCCCAGTATCGCACTGATATGGTGGATTTTGTTTATACTTTTGTCATAGCTCAGTACATTTTCGTTGATCAGGTTGATATTTCTGGAGTCAGAAGCGGAGCCTGAGATCTGATTCCGACTGGTGGCCATTGCTTCACGGTAATACTCTCTGGTGGCAAATGTCACATTTCCCCCTACCGATGTTTTGAATCGTAAACCCTCCGCGATATTAAAGTTCAGGAACATTTCTCCCACATTATTCATGGAAGTAGAGTAATTGTGGTTACCATGCAATACTGCCAGGGGGTTCATCTGGCCAGATACCGAATAGCTCCAGTAATCCCGGGGACGGGGATAATTTCCCTGCTCATTAAGCTCTGTAGCAACGAATGGAGCGGTTTTTACAATAGACTGCATACCTACCGGGGCAGTTCTTCGCTTTGCGTAGTTAGGACTGATCATAAATCCGGTACTCACTACAGAATTGATATCTACATTGACATTCGCCCTGAGGTTGTAAGTTTTATAGTTAGTATTCAGGAGTGTGCCCTCCTCATTTTTGTACGTACCAGAAATGTAGTAAGAGACATTATCACTTGCTCCTGAATAAGAAAGATTATAATTCTGTATAGGAGCCGGGTTTAATAATTCATCTTCCCAGTCTACACTTCTTTCCATAATTACAGGATTGACCCGATAGGTAGTCGGCCGGCGTTCATCTCCCCACAGAGGCAGAGAGGGGTCTCCACCTTCCCAGACGAAATCCCGGTTTTTGTAGCGAGCCTGATAATCATAATACTCCTGTCCAAAAATCCAGTCATCATACTTAATTGCAGTAGAAATACCATAGTAGGCATTAAAGTTTAATTTAGGTTTGCCAGCCTTACCCTGTTTGGTAGTGATAATGATAACTCCTCCAGAACCTCTTGATCCATAGATTGCCGCGGCTGAAGCATCTTTGAGCACTTCAATAGACTCTACATCGTTCATATTCACATTGGATAAGCTACCCCCTGGAAAGCCATCTATCACTACCAAAGGATCATTGCTGGCAGAAATTGACCCTATTCCTCTTATATTTATTTCAGGTGCCGCTCCGGGCCTACTATTAGAGGTCGTAATATTAACACCGGCCATTCGGCCTACAAGCGCTGTTTCTGCTCTACCTGCGGGTATCTGATCCAGATTTACATTTTCAACTTTAGAGATTGCTGAGGTAACAGAGCTTTTTTTCTGGGTGCCATATCCTACTACCACCACTTCATCAAGCTGGCCAAGGTCCGGTTGAAGACTAACATTGATGACCGCCTCATTTCCTATACTTACCTCTTGTGACTCATAGCCTACAAAGGAAAAAACCAGTACGGAGGATGATGAAGGGAGTTCCAGTCTGTACTTTCCTTCAATGTCAGTAATGGTGCCTACTGTAGATTCTTTTACCAGTACATTTACTCCTGGCAGAGGGTCATTATCGTCAGATGAAGTAACAGTACCTGTTACAGTGATGCCCTGTCCCATCGCACAATGCACGAATAAGCCAAAGCATAGGCTGAAGATCAAATGTTTCATAATTGAAAGGTTTAGTTTAGTTACAGTTCATGAAAAGCATGTACCTATCCTGGTATAAGCCTGATACAAGGCTTACTGTAGCTTTTCTAGTGGTTTTATTTTACTTACTATCCTACTTCGCTATATATTTCATT
Proteins encoded:
- a CDS encoding amidohydrolase family protein, whose protein sequence is MLVDTNAYVGHWPFRHREYSSCTALLGRMKQFGVDASVVSNMNGIFYKNTQTANEELYEELKSKQAFQDRFIPFAIINPIYSGWKDDFKVSTQQMNMRGIRMFPRYHGYDLTNPACVELVKMARDQDIPVAFSLRMVDSRPSSWLDLERKTEWTLKDVLPILREVPDAKYMIVNVAGSTALNEEETALIRNTNVVIDTSGRGINRIVSLLDTLGKDKLAFGTHSPILDYLTGLLRIESLRPEEADEETKALLRYGNAKRILGEMI
- a CDS encoding dienelactone hydrolase family protein, with the translated sequence MHRFHRYISLTLSLVFFYASSAEAQQDQAKREAYLEELIELQERPSSHDEYVNFHDASWLDWVERTGALPPNFEDIPSLPFLPDPLILDEGGENIPVKTQEQWKEKRAWIKEQVKHIISGTFPEAPEHTELTVLDEKFENGVKVEMIVLKFGKNDQIKLTLEIMTPPGEGPFPVFMTQWNHRGWAQIALRRGYIGVVYAGADAKDDTQAYLERYPEHDWSTLMRRAWGAQRAVDYLYTLPSVDTSKIAITGHSRNGKQSLLAAAFDERIDAVISSSGGTGGEFPYRYTDERHSNESIEFLNVRRTHWFHPRIRFYTGREHKMPIDQNSLMALIAPDALLLSSSIREGGGGDAWAVEQMYLSLRGVYEFLGVPEKLGIRLRDGGHGVSSRDIEAYVDWLDIQFGRKDMRWENKLFYHYSFDKWKDISGENIDPTVFPVVAESYDVLTNQKGEKIKTAEAWQEKKEDIKKQINWVLGDEPAGVSASPIRQLSRREDYITSLINRPSPENGEKMNIAPYNALGDYLYGSLYYPTNEQGEMKTRADGKIPVVIYLHKYSNTGFDAELTDLFENILSRGMAVLAMDMIGFGTRIEEGTYFYQRYPHWSKLGKMVSDTRAAIDALETLDFVDQDKVYLAGYSLGGTVSLFTAALDDRVTATAVVSAYTPLRDREGNEGLEGIKAYSHLYGLLPRLGFFLGNENRLPVDYNEIISAIAPKPLLVIAPELDRHADFDNVRESIKEASTVYRLYDAKDHLEFKSPHEFSGFTTSQNAFQREMLVNWLDAIASDKKTESIHLK
- a CDS encoding RagB/SusD family nutrient uptake outer membrane protein produces the protein MKTNIYLKISMVLLALTLGACHDEILELTPPSVLTEADFYHSADDMEGAVLGIYSRFQSRLPRDWAILEMPTDNLHRTGYYGIGGLDELNNLAFTPGNPLFADFWESTYNGIFRANAVLAYIDNPTDYTESQKDQLVGEAHFMRALFYFDLVRMFGGVPKVTDLLSVEEAKSTPRASVDEIYSLVIEDLKRAIDLLPMKENIAMGRAHKSAAVALLGKVYVYREDWENAKTYLDMMSSFNHQLLDDFASLWTLDNEDNDEAIFSIKYLEETNDHVLSTDFLPYFGVTGIAASGLENAFPSWDLHKHYEDEDSRKEVTITEYWKSPGSPEEEPPAWYPYVSKFAVPHTPWASGLDLPVLRYADVVLLRAEVLYHLNQPEEALAELNRVRSRAFGDTSHNYEMSDISDMESFMDKLLLERRLEFAFENERWFDLVRTDRFVEALEEVEWYYNVGTATPQVVNLDPKPYQRYFPIPQNQLDLTEANGLTQNEGY
- a CDS encoding SusC/RagA family TonB-linked outer membrane protein is translated as MKHLIFSLCFGLFVHCAMGQGITVTGTVTSSDDNDPLPGVNVLVKESTVGTITDIEGKYRLELPSSSSVLVFSFVGYESQEVSIGNEAVINVSLQPDLGQLDEVVVVGYGTQKKSSVTSAISKVENVNLDQIPAGRAETALVGRMAGVNITTSNSRPGAAPEINIRGIGSISASNDPLVVIDGFPGGSLSNVNMNDVESIEVLKDASAAAIYGSRGSGGVIIITTKQGKAGKPKLNFNAYYGISTAIKYDDWIFGQEYYDYQARYKNRDFVWEGGDPSLPLWGDERRPTTYRVNPVIMERSVDWEDELLNPAPIQNYNLSYSGASDNVSYYISGTYKNEEGTLLNTNYKTYNLRANVNVDINSVVSTGFMISPNYAKRRTAPVGMQSIVKTAPFVATELNEQGNYPRPRDYWSYSVSGQMNPLAVLHGNHNYSTSMNNVGEMFLNFNIAEGLRFKTSVGGNVTFATREYYREAMATSRNQISGSASDSRNINLINENVLSYDKSINKIHHISAILGASYQKANSRFATMGAEAGSFGNDIVRTLNNAIISPTSSYTSKSEWGLVSYFSRVNYDYENKYLLSASFRTDASSRFGPENRWGNFPSASAAWRVSEEAFMQQLAPVSELKLRASYGVVGNFNIGDFQYLGTISDTYYSPDDILVKGQAQTTFGNPELRWERTESFDIGVELGLFNNRVNFVFDYYNKNTNDLLYNVSIPAITGFTNSIINVGDVNNKGIELELTTKNFTGNFKWETSFNFSRNRNEVVGLGGVDEIINTHSRGMGWLLRVGEPMFSFYGYKLIGVLQDEEDVANSPVIPGSKPGNAKYQDTNGDGTITPEDRVILGNFQPTAFMGLINNFAWKNFDLSIIMQASLGAKRYNLENLYYEGPTVSAMRRSLIEDQWWSAEEPGDGMSPATALSQLSYVANSDYYLEDASFLAIRNINFGYTLPSTIAEKLRLNNCRLYISLSNMLLLTKDEFHGYNPEGYTQGGISGINSMPGFNNGAAPVNRAYAFGVNVNF
- a CDS encoding amidohydrolase family protein, whose protein sequence is MKVKTINRRKFFADTALSAAGLMLGSNFIGCSTKGETSALPLSDSSASDYNIMEEVMKFPKIDSHAHVYFSEDSPEYQIDFADRLGIDKLVISRPMKPGSEGTPEEFRACNDLILECVKKYPDRFIGQMTLNPTYKKESLEEIRRCTDQGMVGLKVYNHVKISDPLFYPIIEKFIDLNMIILMHVGIGKSRITYDPGEPENVSIPADFVEVSRRYPEAMFQFAHLAGGEDWEDAVKALKHASNVYVDVSGSNNDAFIIDFAIKYLGEDRILFGCDNSFYQGVGHMLSANLSEAQRRKIFFENYNNILKKSGNHVG